Proteins encoded by one window of Thermobaculum terrenum ATCC BAA-798:
- a CDS encoding glycoside hydrolase family 127 protein, producing the protein MDKISKVVVDTSNSQHAKLRPVPIDSTKLQQGFWQEKLKVTKTVTITTQYEQIEATGRLDNFRRVAGKKDVPFQGRYYNDSDVYKWMEAVSWSLAYDYDPDLDSLLDRVIEDVAGAQWADGYINTYFSLERADQRWTNFDLHEMYCGGHLIQAAVAHYRATGKTTLLDVALRFADHLCDTFGPSSKHGRDGTDGHPEIEMALVELYRTTGNNRYLEQAKYFVDVRGHGILGSAYGHMGSEYHQDHKPFREMREIVGHAVRALYLNCGSTDIELEQHDEGIRQSLHALWKDMTTRKMYVTGGLGSRYEGESFGSPYELPNARAYCETCAAIASIMWNWRLLLLEGDPKYADLIEHTLYNAVLPSIAQSGDKYFYENPLADYYALHTRSEWFECACCPPNIARLIASLPGYLYSTANKAVWIHQYVPSINRVQIEGEDELEFAVETNYPWEDEIRIKILTNMHCTLNLRIPSWSQSSEITLPNNEHLQAAGGNYFTIERHWNAGDLLTLRLDLSPQRMYAHPYVDEDVQKVVFTRGPIVFCFEDVDNKGLDPRDVLIPENAQVADFPHSYFQGVRALHIQSMQRHLIQPQTLYSREIYKYDVVPQECVLIPYFLWNNRGKSRMSVWLNRI; encoded by the coding sequence ATGGATAAGATAAGTAAGGTCGTAGTTGATACCTCCAATAGCCAGCACGCCAAGCTCCGACCTGTACCAATAGATAGCACGAAACTTCAACAGGGCTTTTGGCAAGAAAAACTAAAGGTCACCAAGACAGTTACTATCACAACGCAATATGAGCAGATAGAAGCCACCGGAAGATTGGATAACTTTAGAAGGGTAGCTGGCAAAAAGGATGTGCCGTTCCAGGGCAGATATTACAATGATTCGGACGTATACAAGTGGATGGAAGCGGTAAGTTGGTCCCTGGCATACGACTATGATCCCGACCTGGACTCATTGCTGGATCGAGTAATAGAAGATGTAGCAGGAGCCCAATGGGCAGATGGTTATATAAACACCTACTTTTCGCTAGAGCGCGCAGATCAGAGATGGACAAACTTCGACTTGCATGAGATGTATTGCGGAGGGCACCTCATACAAGCAGCAGTGGCTCACTACCGCGCTACAGGAAAGACAACCTTATTAGACGTTGCTCTCAGGTTTGCTGACCATCTTTGTGATACTTTCGGGCCTTCATCTAAGCATGGAAGAGATGGTACCGATGGGCACCCTGAAATCGAGATGGCGCTCGTTGAGCTTTATAGAACCACTGGAAACAATCGTTACCTAGAGCAGGCCAAATATTTCGTGGATGTACGCGGTCACGGAATATTGGGTAGCGCTTATGGTCATATGGGATCAGAGTATCATCAAGACCACAAACCTTTCAGGGAGATGAGGGAGATAGTTGGACATGCAGTTCGAGCTCTTTATCTTAACTGCGGATCTACCGACATAGAATTGGAGCAGCATGATGAAGGGATTAGGCAATCGCTGCATGCTTTATGGAAAGACATGACCACCCGCAAAATGTACGTGACAGGGGGATTAGGCTCCCGTTACGAAGGTGAATCCTTCGGATCACCATATGAGCTACCTAATGCTAGAGCGTACTGTGAAACCTGCGCAGCTATTGCAAGCATCATGTGGAACTGGAGACTACTGCTACTTGAAGGGGACCCCAAATATGCTGATCTAATAGAACATACCCTATACAATGCAGTGTTGCCAAGTATAGCTCAAAGTGGAGATAAATACTTCTACGAGAACCCATTGGCAGATTACTATGCTCTACACACTAGATCTGAATGGTTCGAATGTGCTTGTTGTCCTCCCAATATAGCTAGACTTATAGCTTCGTTACCAGGTTACTTGTACTCGACAGCCAATAAGGCAGTTTGGATACACCAATACGTACCAAGCATTAACCGTGTGCAGATTGAAGGTGAAGACGAACTAGAATTTGCCGTGGAAACAAACTACCCTTGGGAGGATGAAATCAGAATAAAGATACTAACTAATATGCACTGTACTTTGAATCTGAGGATACCCTCATGGAGCCAGAGTTCAGAGATAACTTTGCCCAATAATGAGCACCTACAAGCAGCTGGAGGAAATTACTTTACTATAGAAAGGCATTGGAATGCAGGAGATTTGCTCACACTCAGGTTGGACCTCTCCCCCCAAAGGATGTATGCACATCCATATGTGGATGAGGATGTCCAGAAGGTAGTTTTTACGAGAGGTCCAATAGTGTTCTGTTTTGAAGACGTCGACAACAAGGGCTTAGACCCCCGAGATGTGTTGATACCAGAAAATGCTCAGGTCGCAGATTTCCCTCACAGTTATTTTCAAGGTGTTAGAGCCCTACATATTCAGAGTATGCAGAGACACCTGATACAGCCTCAGACGCTCTACTCTAGAGAGATTTATAAGTATGACGTTGTTCCACAAGAGTGCGTATTAATTCCCTACTTCCTGTGGAACAATAGAGGAAAGAGCCGAATGTCTGTCTGGCTAAATAGAATCTAG
- a CDS encoding UDP-glucose dehydrogenase family protein: MSNITIVGCGYVGLVTGAVLSKLGNNVIGVDIDSERIAKLNAGICPIYEPGLVELINEQSRNGKLRFTTKYEEAIPDSRFVFICVNTPPSPHGGADMRFVRNAAREIGRNLSVQHKTIVINKSTMPPGSGDMVEAILSEEAQPEAEFAVVANPEFLREGSALHDMLNPDRIVLGSKDQEAAEAVASLYSSFTCPILLTNIRTAEMIKYAANAFLAMKISFINEMAQICEAIGADVRQVSTGIGLDKRIGTYFLQAGIGFGGSCFPKDAQALEYVASISDCYPRILKAVLEVNRESRRKFVTKIDKVVGGLYGKTVGVWGLAFKANTDDIREAPALDIIPELLSRGANVKVYDPAAMENARRILPERVSFCENAYAAAENAHVLAIVTDWEQFRSIDLIKVKKLMTTSKIVDGRNIFDPELVRGLGFEYVGIGIPCCPSESERYLPQASVPIWH; encoded by the coding sequence ATGTCGAATATCACGATAGTTGGGTGTGGTTATGTTGGACTAGTGACTGGTGCGGTCCTTTCTAAGCTAGGCAACAATGTTATTGGAGTAGATATAGATTCAGAAAGAATAGCCAAGCTGAACGCTGGCATATGCCCCATATATGAACCGGGACTCGTTGAGCTTATAAACGAGCAAAGCAGGAATGGCAAACTGAGGTTTACAACCAAGTACGAAGAAGCTATTCCTGACTCAAGATTTGTTTTTATTTGTGTCAACACTCCTCCATCACCTCATGGCGGTGCCGATATGCGGTTCGTGCGCAATGCGGCCAGGGAGATAGGGAGAAACCTATCAGTACAACATAAGACAATAGTAATTAACAAAAGTACTATGCCTCCAGGCTCAGGCGATATGGTAGAAGCCATACTCTCTGAAGAGGCACAGCCAGAAGCAGAATTCGCTGTGGTAGCTAATCCAGAATTCCTGCGTGAAGGCAGCGCATTACATGATATGCTGAATCCTGACAGAATAGTCCTGGGATCAAAAGATCAGGAAGCAGCAGAGGCGGTAGCATCCTTATATTCATCTTTTACATGCCCCATATTACTCACCAACATACGCACTGCGGAGATGATCAAATACGCAGCAAACGCTTTCTTAGCCATGAAGATCTCTTTCATCAATGAGATGGCACAGATATGCGAAGCAATAGGAGCCGACGTAAGGCAAGTATCAACTGGCATCGGCTTGGATAAACGCATAGGTACATACTTCCTGCAAGCTGGTATAGGATTCGGAGGATCGTGCTTCCCCAAAGATGCGCAGGCTTTGGAATACGTAGCGTCAATATCAGACTGCTACCCCAGAATCCTCAAAGCGGTTCTAGAAGTTAATAGAGAGTCAAGGCGCAAATTCGTTACTAAGATAGACAAAGTTGTAGGAGGACTCTACGGCAAAACAGTAGGCGTATGGGGCTTAGCCTTCAAGGCTAACACAGACGATATTAGAGAGGCACCAGCGCTAGATATAATCCCTGAACTACTATCTAGGGGAGCGAACGTCAAAGTCTACGACCCGGCTGCGATGGAGAACGCCAGGCGTATTCTCCCTGAACGCGTCTCATTTTGCGAGAATGCATATGCAGCTGCAGAAAACGCCCATGTATTAGCAATCGTCACCGACTGGGAACAGTTTAGGAGCATAGATCTGATAAAGGTGAAGAAATTAATGACTACTTCCAAGATAGTAGATGGGCGCAACATCTTTGATCCAGAACTAGTACGAGGATTAGGATTTGAATACGTAGGTATAGGTATACCTTGCTGCCCAAGCGAGTCTGAACGTTACCTGCCGCAGGCAAGCGTACCTATTTGGCATTAG
- a CDS encoding DUF3105 domain-containing protein: MGQKLNVRNNNALILGIVIGAIVLGIAIVAFLVLTSSSTNKDLGSYVPQEQRIPNEGRSHVATGTKVNYKHNPPASGPHWPSPANWGIYKEQVPTEAWVHNLEHGGIVVLYNCRQNCREVQNQLEDLYNSIPPDPVFSEKKILITPYPSLQTSFAALAWDYYLPMESLDNQLVLRFYREHINKGPELVP, from the coding sequence TTGGGGCAGAAACTCAACGTCAGAAATAATAACGCATTGATTTTAGGCATAGTAATAGGTGCGATAGTACTCGGTATAGCGATCGTTGCTTTCCTTGTGCTAACAAGCTCCTCCACCAACAAAGACTTAGGAAGCTATGTCCCCCAAGAACAAAGGATACCTAATGAAGGTAGAAGTCATGTAGCCACGGGGACCAAGGTGAATTATAAACACAACCCACCGGCCTCTGGACCTCATTGGCCTTCACCTGCTAACTGGGGAATATATAAAGAGCAAGTGCCAACCGAGGCCTGGGTACATAACTTAGAGCACGGTGGTATTGTAGTACTCTATAACTGTCGACAGAACTGTAGAGAAGTTCAAAACCAACTAGAAGATCTATACAACTCCATACCCCCGGATCCAGTATTTAGCGAAAAAAAGATACTAATAACCCCGTATCCTTCACTACAAACCAGCTTTGCCGCTCTAGCTTGGGACTACTATCTACCAATGGAATCGCTTGACAATCAGCTAGTACTCCGATTCTATAGGGAGCATATTAACAAAGGACCCGAACTTGTACCGTAG
- a CDS encoding LacI family DNA-binding transcriptional regulator, giving the protein MSNKNNTLQKRPQRITIRDVAKLAGVSPATVSKVLNDAPHVSQESRQRVMSAVAKLDFRPNSIARSLKSRRTLTIGLITDDLEGVFTTSMMRGVEDVTSSRGFSVFLCNSYGNADKERAHLQLLLDKQVDGVILLSGYKVRERGAPALDLGSIPVVYLYQYTRDINVPCIVPDDFGGAEIGTNHLISLGRKRIGLINGPYHYEATHHRLEGYKSAIENAGISYDPSLVRSGKWYEDAGYMMAKDLMSMDNPPDALFCCSDSLAAGAIRALCELDIRVPDDIPVVGFDNRPFAAHHVPPLTTVALPLYEMGRMAGEMIVSAILGPTPEPGIHKVPCYLVRRESCGVLKASYNSVRDETGSYS; this is encoded by the coding sequence ATGAGCAATAAGAACAACACATTGCAGAAGAGACCCCAAAGGATCACGATACGCGATGTAGCTAAGCTGGCTGGAGTGTCACCAGCTACAGTTTCCAAGGTTCTAAATGATGCTCCCCATGTCAGTCAGGAGTCCAGGCAGAGGGTAATGAGTGCGGTTGCCAAGTTGGACTTCAGGCCTAACAGCATAGCGCGTAGCTTAAAGTCTAGACGTACTCTAACTATAGGGCTGATTACAGATGATCTAGAAGGCGTCTTCACTACCTCTATGATGAGAGGTGTTGAGGATGTTACCAGCTCCCGAGGATTTAGTGTTTTCCTTTGCAATAGCTATGGAAATGCTGATAAAGAAAGAGCCCATCTGCAGCTTCTGCTTGACAAGCAGGTAGATGGAGTCATATTACTCAGTGGCTACAAGGTCAGGGAAAGAGGTGCTCCTGCACTCGATCTAGGATCAATCCCTGTTGTGTACCTCTACCAGTATACTCGGGATATCAATGTCCCTTGCATTGTTCCTGATGACTTTGGTGGGGCCGAGATAGGCACGAATCATCTTATATCTCTGGGTCGAAAGCGTATAGGCCTAATAAATGGCCCTTATCATTACGAGGCTACCCATCATAGGCTAGAAGGTTATAAGTCTGCTATTGAAAATGCAGGCATTAGCTATGATCCTAGCTTAGTACGTTCAGGCAAATGGTATGAAGATGCTGGCTACATGATGGCTAAAGACTTGATGAGCATGGATAATCCTCCTGATGCCTTGTTCTGCTGCAGTGATAGTTTGGCTGCGGGAGCTATAAGAGCTCTGTGTGAACTAGATATCAGAGTACCGGATGATATACCAGTGGTAGGGTTTGATAACAGACCTTTCGCCGCGCATCACGTGCCACCCCTAACTACTGTAGCTCTACCGCTGTACGAGATGGGCCGCATGGCTGGAGAGATGATCGTCTCTGCGATATTAGGTCCTACCCCTGAGCCAGGTATACATAAAGTGCCTTGTTATCTAGTTAGGCGGGAATCATGTGGGGTGCTCAAGGCCAGCTATAACTCGGTTCGAGACGAGACAGGAAGCTATTCTTAG
- a CDS encoding tetratricopeptide repeat protein yields MESEPEPFGSLLRSFRIRNKLTQEELAEKSNLSVRAISDLERGIKLTPRRDTIELLAQALNLTEEEKARFEQSARAHRYTGQKVLIGRLMPISLTPFVGREKEIKDIIDILQKPYVRLLTLTGPGGTGKTRMAMELVKRLDDTLLEGIYLVPLAPVMDPELVPHVIARTLEVDESISTNVLSNIVGFIQNKRLLMVLDNFEHLVSKASFVADLIANAPNLKVIVTSRAPLQIYGENIYSIPPMTLPSSPNITSSEAMKYESVNLFVQRANAIIPNFQLNDNNASTIVEICRRVDGLPLAIELAASRINVLTPSALLERLREPMKVLTKGAQDSPPRHQALKNTIDWSYELLSPSERKLFARLSVFTGGRSLESIERICLLSEDEFNEPIVDMIESLVQQSLLRRDESFSGQPRFYMLETIHEYARLKLEEYGERELLCQRHLTYFYDLSVRARYELEAGINQEYWVKVLDEEIGNLRSALSWATDKSPETALTLAANLWRFWQIRGYLLEGSRWLDAALRAADNARDEIKAEALHGLGVLAHGQGDYNSADKYYQQSLQIFESTQNKEGISHLLHALGTLAWMRGELDKAEDLFSRSLEIRKQLGDPRQIAVALNNYGYIALLKGKLDTAEAMCADSLVMSRTNRDSWCTALSLSNLGRIYLEKGEIKPAIDSLLESIRLLEELGDKRDLAIALTNLACCYMAVDKSIEAKVHLSRALQTLLELGNKLDIAYCIETAAQLTITRGEITIGADIASTAEYLRRSIGYELPPIEKERHKRYVLESISLESFELGNSRDIKHAIYWEKEIDKCLEWLNS; encoded by the coding sequence ATGGAATCCGAGCCAGAACCCTTCGGGAGCCTCCTTAGAAGCTTCCGAATAAGGAATAAGCTTACACAGGAAGAGCTAGCAGAGAAGTCAAACCTTAGTGTGAGAGCCATAAGTGACCTGGAGCGAGGTATTAAGCTAACTCCCAGGCGCGACACTATAGAACTTCTAGCTCAGGCATTGAATCTTACAGAGGAAGAAAAAGCTAGGTTTGAGCAGTCCGCAAGGGCTCATAGATATACTGGGCAGAAAGTACTAATAGGGCGGCTGATGCCCATCTCCCTGACGCCCTTTGTAGGTCGAGAAAAAGAAATAAAGGATATCATAGATATCCTTCAAAAGCCCTATGTAAGATTATTGACACTAACAGGTCCGGGCGGTACTGGCAAGACCCGCATGGCAATGGAGTTAGTTAAGCGCTTAGATGATACGCTTTTGGAGGGGATATATTTAGTGCCTCTAGCTCCAGTAATGGACCCAGAATTGGTACCGCACGTGATAGCCAGAACCCTAGAAGTGGACGAGAGCATCTCTACTAACGTGCTTAGCAATATCGTTGGGTTCATACAGAACAAAAGACTACTTATGGTCTTGGATAACTTTGAGCATCTTGTATCTAAAGCGTCCTTTGTTGCTGATCTTATTGCCAATGCCCCGAACTTGAAGGTCATAGTCACTAGCAGAGCTCCTCTACAAATTTATGGTGAGAATATCTATTCCATACCTCCAATGACTCTACCTTCGTCTCCGAACATCACATCTTCAGAGGCGATGAAATATGAGAGCGTCAACTTATTCGTCCAGCGAGCTAATGCTATAATTCCTAACTTCCAGTTAAACGACAACAACGCATCTACCATAGTTGAGATATGTCGCAGGGTAGATGGTTTGCCCCTAGCTATAGAATTAGCAGCATCCAGAATAAATGTCTTGACCCCGTCAGCTCTTCTTGAGAGACTACGCGAGCCCATGAAAGTACTTACAAAGGGAGCTCAAGATTCTCCCCCTAGACATCAGGCACTAAAGAACACAATTGATTGGAGCTACGAACTACTTAGTCCAAGTGAGCGCAAGTTATTTGCGCGTCTAAGCGTGTTCACTGGCGGTAGATCCCTGGAATCCATAGAGCGGATTTGTTTACTGAGCGAAGATGAGTTCAACGAACCAATAGTAGATATGATTGAATCGCTAGTTCAGCAAAGTCTACTTCGTAGAGATGAGAGCTTCTCAGGTCAGCCAAGGTTCTACATGTTGGAGACTATTCATGAGTATGCCCGCCTGAAGCTTGAAGAATATGGTGAACGTGAACTGCTGTGTCAAAGGCACTTAACGTATTTCTACGATTTATCTGTTAGGGCTAGGTACGAGCTTGAAGCGGGAATAAATCAGGAATATTGGGTGAAGGTCCTAGATGAGGAAATAGGCAACTTGAGAAGCGCCCTCTCTTGGGCAACGGACAAATCACCAGAAACAGCACTGACATTAGCTGCTAACCTTTGGCGTTTCTGGCAAATAAGAGGTTACCTCTTAGAGGGCAGTCGTTGGTTGGATGCAGCTTTGAGGGCTGCAGATAATGCTCGAGACGAGATTAAAGCTGAGGCTCTGCATGGCCTAGGAGTACTTGCACATGGACAAGGTGACTATAATTCTGCGGACAAGTATTACCAGCAGAGTTTACAAATATTTGAGTCAACTCAAAATAAGGAAGGTATATCTCATCTTCTTCATGCCCTCGGAACGCTAGCCTGGATGAGAGGTGAGCTTGATAAAGCAGAAGATTTATTCAGCCGTAGCTTAGAGATTCGTAAGCAGTTGGGTGATCCCAGACAAATAGCTGTAGCATTGAATAACTATGGATACATAGCCCTACTCAAGGGCAAACTTGATACTGCAGAAGCAATGTGTGCCGATAGTCTAGTCATGAGCAGGACCAACAGAGACTCGTGGTGCACGGCACTATCCCTCAGCAACTTGGGCAGAATATACCTAGAAAAGGGAGAGATAAAACCCGCGATTGACAGTCTGCTCGAGAGTATCAGGTTACTGGAAGAATTGGGAGACAAAAGAGATTTGGCAATTGCACTCACAAACTTGGCTTGTTGTTATATGGCAGTAGATAAATCTATCGAAGCCAAGGTCCATTTATCCAGAGCTCTTCAGACGCTGCTTGAGCTTGGGAACAAACTGGATATTGCATATTGCATTGAGACTGCCGCCCAACTTACCATCACGAGGGGCGAGATTACCATCGGTGCCGATATAGCAAGCACGGCTGAATACCTGCGTAGATCTATAGGATATGAGCTACCCCCTATAGAGAAAGAGAGACACAAAAGATATGTTTTAGAGTCGATATCTCTGGAGTCATTCGAATTAGGTAACTCCAGAGATATCAAGCATGCTATTTACTGGGAAAAAGAGATTGATAAGTGTCTAGAATGGCTGAACTCATGA
- a CDS encoding PAS domain S-box protein → MEEGYLLFDADCKVVCANDAALKMLAMDNSEVVGRTVHEVVHSWHRYSFASECDFERNLRLLTIVDPRFEIFSTKDGLMYPVIYGIEKSHGDNLPAGYILRFSKTKDRRRVGQDLRLLSAITLTVAEVDSWDMALMQVLRLMCTALEWDLGLAWGPQGNSLYLISSWHRGSSAELTLSKEGGFWESLASQAIRERRVLVEHNVQHGSSSGVGLGAEIAIPIYYKNEPIVVLHFFSLKPEMTAQSIDLACLTASYLGALLSRKRFEEALRQSEEKYRMIFESALDGIITLSADTRILSCNPAVEAIFGYKAEEITGKRLEVLVPGFTEEWLPLSNDEEPVAYDMTLMGSSRDGADLHLELSLSRVSGLDESPVFVCILRDVTRRTKIEKLVKVQSSLLRRQAQMLDMAPVAVVATEFDTGIVIYWNHGAEKMYGWTKGEAKGKLLSSLINTDKSVDASIYSSLKNVGFWDGELRVNTRDGKHLTILSHKALQRDEDGLPASVLHVDTDITDRKRMEEQQERLLLIEQEQTRRLRELAQMRADFSAMIAHELNSPIAAIRAVLDVIEQANSNMRHKNLLNVIKREVDVLASLAGDVYNASEYEKSDFEVSLSPVSLKEIVMDAYIYAQSLLSEYHPIEVVGDTDVLVLADRERIGQVMRNLLSNAAKYSHRNSPILIRTNILEDKAKLEVVDQGPGIHPDDMDKIFRKFGRGRDLLGKKLPGLGLGLYVSRRIIQLHGSDLEVSSQLGKGSIFSFYLERVVT, encoded by the coding sequence ATGGAAGAAGGGTATCTACTGTTCGATGCTGACTGCAAGGTCGTTTGTGCTAATGATGCTGCTCTGAAGATGCTTGCTATGGATAACTCGGAGGTCGTGGGGAGGACTGTGCACGAGGTAGTCCATTCTTGGCACAGATACTCCTTTGCCTCTGAGTGCGATTTTGAGCGTAACTTGAGGCTTTTGACCATAGTTGATCCAAGGTTTGAGATCTTCTCCACCAAGGATGGTTTGATGTATCCAGTGATATATGGGATTGAAAAGTCACATGGTGATAACCTCCCCGCTGGGTACATCCTTCGATTTAGCAAGACTAAGGACAGGCGCAGGGTCGGACAGGATCTACGTTTGTTGAGTGCTATTACTCTCACTGTAGCCGAAGTAGATAGTTGGGATATGGCTTTGATGCAGGTGCTGAGGCTGATGTGCACCGCTCTTGAATGGGATCTCGGGCTTGCATGGGGGCCTCAAGGAAATAGCTTATATTTGATTTCTTCATGGCATCGAGGATCATCAGCGGAGCTTACACTAAGCAAGGAAGGAGGCTTTTGGGAATCTTTAGCCTCCCAAGCTATTAGGGAAAGAAGGGTATTAGTTGAACATAATGTTCAGCATGGATCTAGCTCTGGAGTAGGGTTGGGAGCCGAAATAGCTATACCTATCTACTATAAGAATGAGCCTATAGTTGTTCTCCACTTTTTCAGTCTTAAACCTGAAATGACTGCACAGAGCATTGATTTGGCGTGCTTGACTGCCTCGTATTTAGGTGCTCTTCTTAGCCGTAAGAGATTTGAGGAGGCGCTCAGACAGAGCGAAGAAAAATATCGAATGATTTTTGAGTCGGCGCTCGACGGTATCATCACCCTGTCGGCTGATACACGCATACTATCTTGTAATCCAGCCGTTGAGGCTATATTTGGATACAAGGCTGAGGAGATAACAGGTAAGCGGTTAGAGGTGCTTGTTCCGGGGTTTACCGAAGAATGGCTTCCCCTATCCAATGATGAGGAGCCCGTAGCATATGATATGACGCTTATGGGGAGCAGCAGGGATGGTGCGGACCTGCATCTTGAACTCAGTTTATCCAGAGTCAGCGGTCTTGATGAATCTCCCGTATTTGTATGCATTCTAAGAGATGTAACTCGCAGGACAAAGATAGAGAAGCTTGTAAAGGTTCAGTCCTCATTGCTGAGAAGACAGGCCCAAATGCTGGATATGGCTCCCGTGGCTGTAGTAGCTACTGAGTTTGACACTGGCATTGTTATCTATTGGAACCATGGTGCGGAGAAAATGTACGGCTGGACCAAGGGGGAAGCAAAGGGCAAGCTTCTTAGTTCTTTGATAAATACGGATAAGTCCGTAGATGCCAGTATATATAGTAGCCTGAAGAATGTAGGTTTTTGGGATGGGGAGTTGCGCGTCAATACTCGTGATGGTAAGCACCTGACTATCTTGAGCCACAAGGCTTTACAGCGAGATGAGGATGGCCTACCTGCAAGCGTGCTGCATGTGGATACGGATATTACTGATCGAAAGCGTATGGAGGAGCAGCAAGAGAGGTTGTTGCTTATTGAGCAGGAGCAAACTAGAAGGCTACGAGAGCTAGCTCAAATGAGGGCTGATTTCAGCGCTATGATCGCCCATGAGCTTAACTCTCCAATTGCAGCGATCAGGGCTGTACTAGATGTCATAGAACAAGCTAACTCTAACATGCGCCATAAGAATCTGTTGAATGTCATAAAGCGGGAGGTAGATGTGCTTGCTAGCCTAGCCGGCGATGTATACAATGCTTCAGAATATGAGAAGAGCGATTTTGAGGTTTCGTTATCGCCGGTTAGCCTGAAGGAAATAGTCATGGATGCTTATATTTATGCTCAATCTTTGTTATCGGAATATCATCCTATAGAAGTAGTTGGCGATACAGATGTGTTAGTTCTTGCTGATCGAGAAAGAATAGGTCAGGTAATGAGGAATTTGCTTAGCAATGCCGCTAAGTATTCTCACAGAAACAGCCCTATATTGATTAGAACTAACATATTAGAGGATAAGGCTAAATTGGAAGTTGTAGACCAAGGCCCTGGTATACATCCTGACGATATGGACAAGATTTTTCGCAAATTCGGACGTGGTAGGGATCTTCTAGGCAAGAAATTGCCGGGCCTCGGTCTAGGACTATATGTTTCTAGGCGCATAATCCAGCTGCATGGTTCAGATCTGGAAGTGTCTTCTCAACTTGGCAAAGGTTCTATTTTTTCTTTCTACCTGGAACGGGTGGTAACATGA
- a CDS encoding LuxR C-terminal-related transcriptional regulator — protein MSRTKVMLFDTHTLFRQCLRNMLMMEDFDVVEELDDINMLVERVIAVRPDLLLMDVSEARLRSTSIIESISSKAPEVRIVVLAEDKDILLVFDALRVGARGYITKEVDYARFIYVLRRVIHGEITFTPDLARKLVSELTTRYSSKNEPFALLTSREREILSLLVHGVSSTRDLAEKLGVTEHTVKFHFRNILSKLHLKNRAQVAAYAARYNAVAETDNEFVGLVS, from the coding sequence ATGTCACGTACTAAGGTTATGCTCTTTGATACTCATACACTTTTTCGGCAATGCTTGAGAAATATGCTCATGATGGAAGATTTTGATGTTGTTGAAGAGCTAGATGACATAAATATGCTGGTTGAGCGGGTAATTGCTGTTAGGCCTGATCTACTCTTGATGGATGTATCCGAAGCTAGGTTGAGATCTACATCTATTATAGAGAGCATTAGCTCAAAAGCTCCGGAAGTTAGGATAGTGGTATTGGCTGAGGATAAGGATATACTGCTTGTTTTCGATGCCCTGAGAGTAGGAGCTAGGGGGTATATTACTAAAGAGGTCGACTATGCTAGGTTCATATATGTTCTAAGAAGAGTAATACATGGAGAGATCACCTTTACACCTGATCTAGCCCGTAAGCTGGTTAGTGAATTAACAACCAGGTATTCTTCTAAGAACGAACCTTTTGCCTTACTGACGTCTCGAGAAAGGGAGATATTGTCATTACTAGTGCACGGTGTCAGCTCAACGCGCGATCTGGCTGAAAAACTTGGAGTGACTGAGCATACCGTAAAATTTCACTTCAGGAATATACTGAGCAAACTACACCTCAAAAATCGAGCTCAAGTAGCAGCCTACGCCGCAAGATACAACGCCGTAGCCGAAACTGACAACGAGTTCGTTGGATTAGTATCTTAG